The following are encoded together in the Bradyrhizobium algeriense genome:
- a CDS encoding glycoside hydrolase family 113, producing MAGVFPVQGFGFLSNYNGAFVTSSASAAMQAIASTNANSIELAPRLFMETRTSNDVFADPGKTESDANILQAAANGEALGLSVTLKPMVSALDGTLAYALVPSDPAAFFASYKSEMIHMAELAEQAGVTMLSIGNELGKLSGPQYRSYWVDLIDSIRAVFHGEITYAAATDEAINVSFWDKVDVIGINAYPPLTTTTEPTVEEMVDAWNSMSTDDYWAKAMNHMSPVDFFHSLALQYDKQVFFTETGYRSVDGTNIRPGGWAEGTTQDLQEQYDAFNAFFQVWGSEGGSWFRGASIWNWDTNNKYSPIGYSPQDKPAQQLITEWYGGQHQPPGQNLTGSPSADLMDVGGGNDVLSGGVGNDTIKADGGDDTITGGPDTIPKLTETTVTVTGYSSVVDGVGAKMQLLINGQQVGNTVEFHGATDASGFQTFTFTFANPATVSSLDLAFINDVANANGDRNLYIKDITVNGEHLAVSDGVNPSSPGTWNLYQNKSIHYDMTAHQDLFFGSSTDDDILDGGAGKDVISGGAGKDTIQGGAGNDTTTGGPGADVIHGGADDDTINSGAGIATATDQLYGDDGNDIIKASTGDTGALLDGGAGKDQLYGSGAANAMSGGDGNDYLSGGGGLDIMHGNAGDDQLKGGTAATQMFGDEGNDSLQGGTGNEFLYGGSGNDRLIGGGGNDYLAGGSGNDTFVFAAGFGKDTVADFQNTDGVQDILQFDKTVFADFSALQSHMAEVGTSVVITVDANNTIEIRNMTLSELRAGDFLFV from the coding sequence ATGGCGGGTGTATTTCCTGTTCAAGGATTTGGATTCCTTTCCAACTACAATGGTGCATTCGTCACCAGTTCCGCGTCCGCCGCCATGCAGGCGATCGCGAGTACCAATGCAAACTCGATCGAGCTCGCGCCGCGGCTCTTTATGGAGACCAGGACGTCGAATGATGTCTTCGCGGATCCCGGCAAGACCGAGAGCGACGCCAATATTCTTCAGGCTGCGGCAAATGGGGAGGCGCTCGGGCTCTCGGTTACGTTGAAGCCCATGGTCTCAGCCCTCGATGGTACGCTCGCATACGCACTTGTTCCGAGCGATCCCGCCGCCTTCTTTGCTTCCTACAAGAGCGAAATGATCCACATGGCAGAACTCGCCGAGCAGGCCGGCGTAACCATGCTCTCGATCGGCAATGAACTCGGCAAGCTCTCCGGACCCCAGTATCGAAGCTACTGGGTCGACCTCATCGATTCCATACGCGCCGTGTTCCATGGCGAGATCACCTATGCAGCCGCAACCGACGAAGCCATCAATGTCAGCTTTTGGGACAAGGTCGATGTCATCGGAATCAACGCCTATCCGCCGCTAACGACGACAACCGAGCCGACCGTCGAGGAGATGGTCGATGCGTGGAACAGCATGTCCACGGACGACTACTGGGCGAAGGCGATGAATCACATGTCGCCGGTCGATTTCTTCCATTCCCTCGCCTTGCAGTACGACAAGCAGGTGTTCTTCACTGAAACCGGCTATCGAAGCGTCGACGGAACCAATATCAGGCCGGGCGGCTGGGCCGAAGGCACGACGCAGGACCTCCAGGAGCAATATGACGCCTTCAACGCCTTCTTTCAGGTGTGGGGATCGGAAGGCGGAAGCTGGTTCAGGGGCGCGTCGATCTGGAACTGGGATACGAACAACAAATACTCGCCGATCGGCTACTCGCCCCAAGACAAGCCTGCGCAGCAGTTGATTACCGAATGGTACGGAGGTCAGCACCAGCCGCCCGGCCAGAATCTGACGGGGTCTCCGTCTGCCGATTTGATGGATGTCGGCGGCGGCAATGACGTGCTGTCAGGCGGGGTGGGCAACGACACGATCAAGGCAGACGGCGGCGACGACACCATTACCGGCGGCCCGGACACCATTCCGAAACTCACGGAGACCACTGTCACGGTGACGGGCTACAGCTCCGTCGTCGACGGCGTCGGCGCCAAAATGCAGCTCCTGATTAACGGGCAGCAGGTCGGCAACACCGTCGAGTTCCACGGCGCCACCGACGCATCGGGCTTCCAGACCTTCACATTCACCTTCGCCAACCCGGCGACAGTGTCGAGTCTTGATCTCGCCTTCATCAACGATGTTGCCAACGCCAATGGCGACCGCAATCTCTACATCAAGGACATTACGGTCAACGGCGAGCATCTTGCCGTCTCCGACGGCGTCAATCCAAGTTCGCCTGGAACCTGGAACCTCTATCAGAACAAGTCCATCCACTATGACATGACTGCTCACCAGGACCTGTTCTTCGGCTCGTCGACGGATGATGACATTCTTGACGGAGGTGCAGGCAAGGACGTGATCAGCGGCGGCGCTGGGAAGGACACGATCCAGGGCGGCGCGGGCAACGACACCACCACCGGCGGCCCCGGCGCGGACGTGATCCACGGCGGGGCAGACGACGACACCATCAACAGCGGCGCCGGCATCGCCACGGCGACGGACCAACTCTATGGCGACGACGGCAACGATATTATCAAGGCCAGCACCGGCGACACCGGTGCCCTGCTCGACGGCGGCGCCGGCAAGGACCAGCTTTACGGCAGCGGAGCGGCGAACGCCATGAGTGGCGGAGACGGCAACGACTATCTCTCCGGTGGCGGCGGACTGGATATCATGCACGGCAACGCCGGCGACGACCAACTGAAAGGCGGCACGGCGGCAACGCAAATGTTCGGCGACGAGGGCAACGATAGCTTGCAGGGTGGCACGGGCAACGAGTTCCTGTATGGCGGCAGCGGCAACGATCGGCTGATCGGTGGCGGCGGAAACGATTATCTGGCCGGGGGATCCGGCAATGATACATTCGTTTTCGCTGCGGGCTTCGGCAAGGACACGGTTGCCGACTTCCAGAACACCGATGGTGTGCAGGACATCCTTCAGTTCGACAAGACGGTGTTTGCCGACTTCAGCGCGCTGCAATCGCACATGGCCGAGGTTGGCACGAGCGTCGTGATTACAGTCGACGCCAATAATACGATCGAGATTCGGAACATGACGTTGAGCGAGCTCCGCGCCGGCGATTTTCTGTTCGTCTGA
- the lipA gene encoding lipoyl synthase, translated as MVVLVDTVSVNQVRPRHPEKVNRPDALSPPKPDWIRVRAPNTRGYADTRKIVKENGLVTVCEEAGCPNIGECWDKKHATFMIMGDTCTRACAFCNVKTGMPGALDAAEPEHVAEATFKLGLAHIVITSVDRDDLADGGAEHFAQTIRAIRARCPTTTIEILTPDFLRKEGALEVVAAAKPDVFNHNLETVPARYLTVRPGARYFHSIRLLQRVKEIDPTIFTKSGIMVGLGEERHEVLQVMDDLRSAEVDFLTIGQYLQPTRKHHAVMRYVTPEEFAGYEKVAYTKGFLMVSASPLTRSSHHAGEDFAKLQAARLARAR; from the coding sequence ATGGTCGTCCTCGTCGATACCGTTTCCGTCAATCAGGTGCGCCCGCGTCACCCCGAAAAGGTGAACCGGCCGGATGCGCTGTCGCCGCCCAAACCTGACTGGATCAGGGTGCGCGCGCCGAACACCCGCGGCTATGCGGACACTAGGAAGATCGTCAAGGAGAACGGCCTCGTCACGGTGTGCGAAGAGGCCGGCTGCCCGAACATCGGCGAGTGCTGGGACAAGAAGCACGCCACCTTCATGATCATGGGGGATACCTGCACGCGAGCCTGCGCGTTCTGCAACGTCAAGACCGGGATGCCCGGCGCGCTTGACGCCGCGGAGCCGGAACACGTCGCGGAGGCCACTTTCAAGCTCGGGCTCGCCCATATCGTCATCACCTCGGTCGATCGCGACGATCTGGCCGACGGTGGCGCCGAGCATTTCGCGCAGACCATCCGCGCGATCCGCGCGCGTTGCCCGACCACGACCATCGAGATCCTGACGCCCGACTTCCTGCGCAAGGAAGGCGCGCTCGAAGTGGTCGCGGCGGCCAAGCCCGACGTGTTCAACCACAATCTGGAAACCGTCCCGGCGCGCTATCTCACGGTGCGCCCCGGCGCGCGTTATTTCCATTCGATCCGGCTGCTGCAGCGGGTCAAGGAAATCGATCCCACGATCTTCACCAAATCAGGCATCATGGTCGGCCTCGGCGAGGAGCGACACGAAGTGCTGCAGGTGATGGACGATCTGCGCTCGGCCGAGGTCGATTTCCTGACCATCGGGCAATATCTGCAGCCGACCCGCAAGCATCACGCCGTCATGCGCTACGTGACCCCGGAAGAGTTCGCGGGCTATGAGAAGGTCGCCTACACCAAGGGGTTTCTGATGGTGTCGGCGAGCCCGCTGACCCGTTCCTCGCACCATGCGGGCGAGGATTTCGCCAAGCTGCAGGCGGCGCGCCTCGCGCGAGCCCGCTAG
- a CDS encoding VOC family protein, which produces MLDHVSITVSDFAAAERFYDAVMKALDVVKVGRSDRWLGYGERADAEHPDRVYIAIYKGAKPDEATSRHWCFKAKSRSEVDAFWHAGISAGGTDDGPPGLRHYHAAYYGAFLRDPDGNKVEAACHRAG; this is translated from the coding sequence ATGCTGGACCACGTCTCCATCACAGTCTCAGATTTCGCCGCTGCCGAGCGCTTCTACGACGCGGTCATGAAAGCACTCGACGTCGTCAAGGTCGGAAGAAGCGACCGCTGGCTCGGCTATGGCGAACGGGCTGACGCGGAGCATCCGGATCGCGTCTACATCGCCATCTACAAGGGTGCGAAGCCGGACGAGGCCACCAGCCGGCATTGGTGCTTCAAGGCGAAATCGCGAAGCGAGGTCGACGCGTTCTGGCACGCCGGCATCTCTGCCGGCGGCACCGACGATGGGCCACCCGGCCTGCGCCACTATCACGCCGCCTACTATGGCGCCTTCCTCCGCGATCCCGACGGCAACAAGGTCGAGGCGGCGTGCCATCGGGCGGGCTAG
- a CDS encoding DNA-3-methyladenine glycosylase, giving the protein MSQNPKPADAAAPRLGKLLKRSFFNRSVHEVAPDLIGATLLVDGVGGMITEVEAYHHLDPAAHSFRGPTPRNRIMFGPPGFAYVYRSYGIHWCANFVCEAEGSASAVLIRALQPTHGVAAMRRRRGLQEERALCSGPGKLCEALGITIKHSELPLDQPPFALHARLGKPEIAAGVRIGITKAVDLPWRYGLKGSRFLSKPF; this is encoded by the coding sequence ATGTCTCAAAATCCGAAGCCGGCCGATGCCGCCGCCCCTCGCCTCGGCAAGCTGCTGAAGCGCTCGTTTTTTAACCGCAGCGTGCATGAGGTGGCGCCCGACCTGATCGGGGCGACGCTTCTGGTCGACGGCGTCGGCGGCATGATCACCGAGGTTGAGGCCTATCACCATCTGGACCCGGCCGCGCATTCGTTCCGCGGGCCGACACCACGCAACCGGATCATGTTCGGCCCGCCGGGCTTTGCCTATGTCTACCGCTCCTACGGCATCCACTGGTGCGCGAATTTCGTGTGCGAGGCGGAAGGCTCGGCCAGCGCCGTGCTGATCCGCGCGCTGCAGCCGACCCACGGGGTAGCTGCGATGCGCCGCCGCCGGGGCTTGCAGGAGGAACGCGCGCTGTGTTCGGGGCCTGGCAAACTCTGCGAGGCGCTGGGCATCACGATCAAGCACAGCGAATTGCCGCTCGATCAGCCGCCGTTCGCGCTGCATGCGCGGCTCGGCAAACCCGAGATCGCCGCCGGGGTGCGGATTGGAATTACAAAAGCGGTCGACCTGCCGTGGCGCTACGGACTGAAGGGATCGAGGTTTTTGAGCAAGCCGTTCTGA
- a CDS encoding alpha/beta hydrolase, with the protein MSMTRKDLTFASGQDACAAWFYPTAADQGARPIIVMAHGLTGTRRDRLGAFAERFAAAGIAALVFDYRGFGDSTGEPDLYEPSRQLDDWRAAIAFARSLPDIDGERVATFGSSSGGGHALTAAAADPKVAAAISQVPMLDRNTQSYSRPPHVVKEMKAAAADGRYLPAVGQPDQAALISAPGAEVGWRRVVAIGEESRWRNRVSASWLLGPPYSPIQHAASLHCPWLVCVGADDQVAKPGPAIEAARQAPKGELRLYPGVDHFDIYDGPPHEAVVADEIEFLYRHLLGRSLCGTTKAASELPRVHLPALTSENP; encoded by the coding sequence ATGAGTATGACTCGCAAGGACTTAACGTTCGCCTCCGGCCAGGATGCATGCGCTGCGTGGTTTTACCCGACCGCGGCTGACCAGGGTGCGAGACCTATCATCGTCATGGCCCATGGATTGACCGGCACACGCCGAGACCGTCTTGGCGCGTTCGCCGAACGGTTTGCGGCCGCCGGCATCGCGGCGCTCGTTTTCGACTATCGAGGTTTTGGCGACAGCACGGGCGAGCCGGACCTGTACGAACCTTCTCGTCAGTTGGATGACTGGCGCGCCGCCATCGCATTTGCGCGCTCTCTGCCCGATATCGATGGCGAACGGGTGGCGACGTTCGGCTCCTCGTCGGGCGGGGGCCACGCGCTTACCGCTGCAGCGGCGGATCCTAAGGTGGCCGCGGCGATCAGCCAGGTTCCGATGCTCGACAGGAACACCCAGTCCTACAGCAGACCTCCGCACGTCGTGAAGGAAATGAAGGCGGCGGCGGCCGATGGTCGCTATTTGCCTGCGGTTGGTCAGCCCGATCAGGCAGCGCTCATCAGCGCGCCCGGAGCCGAGGTCGGTTGGCGTCGTGTCGTTGCAATCGGCGAGGAATCCCGATGGCGGAATCGAGTCTCGGCGTCTTGGCTGCTAGGTCCTCCATATAGTCCAATCCAACATGCCGCCTCGCTGCATTGTCCCTGGCTGGTTTGCGTCGGTGCGGACGATCAGGTTGCCAAGCCGGGGCCAGCAATTGAGGCCGCGCGCCAAGCCCCGAAAGGTGAACTCCGCCTCTATCCAGGCGTCGATCATTTCGACATCTACGACGGGCCGCCCCACGAGGCAGTGGTCGCGGACGAGATCGAGTTTCTTTACCGCCACCTTCTGGGCCGAAGCCTCTGCGGAACAACTAAAGCAGCGTCGGAGTTGCCGCGAGTTCATTTACCCGCGTTGACCTCGGAAAACCCATGA
- a CDS encoding ester cyclase, whose product MSKEEENKAIVGRWFKEFWGNPWNPDIVDELAAPGMLLQYSLHEPRRGRKDVKEFMIGFRNAFPDLNFWGAAELIAEGDYVVGRWEGGGTHTGSAFDDFIIGSLPAASGRKMRFTGITVLRVENGKIAEEVGLDDGATALQQLNILRAA is encoded by the coding sequence ATGTCGAAGGAAGAGGAAAACAAAGCTATCGTGGGCCGCTGGTTCAAGGAGTTCTGGGGCAATCCTTGGAACCCCGATATCGTCGACGAGCTGGCTGCGCCTGGCATGCTGTTGCAGTATTCACTGCATGAACCGCGCCGTGGTCGCAAGGATGTGAAGGAATTCATGATTGGATTCCGCAATGCGTTTCCCGATCTGAACTTCTGGGGCGCCGCGGAGTTGATCGCGGAAGGCGATTACGTCGTCGGTCGCTGGGAAGGCGGCGGCACACACACTGGCTCCGCTTTCGATGACTTCATCATCGGATCATTGCCGGCAGCTTCCGGTCGGAAAATGCGCTTCACCGGAATTACCGTGCTCCGCGTCGAGAACGGCAAAATCGCGGAAGAGGTCGGCCTGGACGACGGCGCGACCGCCCTGCAGCAGCTCAACATCTTGCGTGCGGCCTGA
- a CDS encoding DUF2497 domain-containing protein, whose amino-acid sequence MTQPAKVQEPSMEEILASIRRIIADDEAKPAAAEKPASAPAAAKPAVMKDIPPSAIAPAPKPVAAPKPAPPPPPPAPEPAASNNQDDIDAMLASLDAATPEADIRPAAPEADVFELTDEMALPEPAPAPAATTFSKVDPQDDIEFTEAKASRRQPAYEPPFESAPARPILSHSTVSAVESAFNSLANTVLSNNARTLEDLVKEMLRPMLKSWLDDNLPGLVERIVKAEIERVSRGGR is encoded by the coding sequence ATGACGCAACCTGCAAAGGTCCAAGAGCCCTCGATGGAGGAGATTCTGGCGTCGATCCGTCGCATCATTGCCGACGACGAGGCTAAGCCTGCGGCTGCCGAAAAGCCGGCGAGCGCGCCGGCCGCCGCGAAGCCGGCCGTGATGAAGGATATCCCGCCGTCGGCGATCGCTCCGGCGCCGAAGCCGGTTGCCGCGCCGAAACCAGCCCCGCCGCCACCACCGCCTGCGCCCGAACCGGCCGCCAGCAACAACCAGGACGACATCGACGCGATGCTGGCGAGCCTCGATGCGGCGACGCCCGAGGCGGATATCAGGCCGGCGGCGCCCGAGGCCGATGTTTTCGAACTCACCGACGAGATGGCATTGCCCGAGCCTGCACCAGCCCCCGCCGCGACAACATTCAGCAAGGTCGATCCGCAGGACGACATCGAATTCACCGAAGCCAAGGCGTCACGTCGCCAGCCGGCCTATGAGCCGCCGTTCGAGAGCGCGCCAGCGCGACCGATTTTATCGCATTCAACCGTCTCCGCCGTGGAATCCGCCTTCAACTCGCTGGCCAATACCGTGCTGAGCAACAACGCGCGGACGCTGGAAGATCTGGTCAAGGAAATGCTGCGGCCAATGCTGAAATCCTGGCTGGATGACAATCTGCCGGGACTGGTGGAGCGGATCGTCAAGGCCGAAATCGAACGGGTTTCGCGCGGCGGGCGCTAG
- a CDS encoding valine--tRNA ligase, producing the protein MIEKNYQPADIESRTSRIWEESGAFKAGRPERKDAAPFTIVIPPPNVTGSLHMGHALNNTLQDILCRFERMRGRDVLWQPGTDHAGIATQMVVERQLMERQEHRRDMGRAKFLERVWQWKAESGGTIVNQLKRLGASCDWSRERFTMDEGLSRAVVKVFVQLHREGLIYKDKRLVNWDPKLVTAISDLEVLQVEVKGSLWYLRYPIEGKTFSPDDPSTYVVVATTRPETMLGDTAVAIHPDNERIGHLIGQHVILPLVGRRIPIIGDDYADPEKGSGAVKITPAHDFNDFEVGQRHGLPQINVFDREGCMALVGNEDYLRGLPEGADQFAEELQSVERFAARKQIVARLEDFGFLEKVEPNTHAVPHGDRSNVVIEPYLTDQWYVDARTMAQPAIAAVRSGATSFVPKNWEKTYFEWMENIQPWCISRQLWWGHQIPAWYGPDGKVFVAETEEEAVGNALGYYVEQEVITEEQGREMALDPAKREGFIVRDEDVLDTWFSSGLWPFSTLGWPDETPEVKRYYPTNVLVTGWDIIFFWVARMMMMGLHFMKEAPFSTVYIHRLVRDEKGAKMSKSKGNVIDPLGVIDDFGADALRFALARGAAHNHDIKLSPQLVETNRNFATKLWNACRFAEMNGCEQPAGFDPRAAKETLNRWIAHETSRATREVTEAIEGYRFNDAANAIYRFVWNVYCDWYVELAKPVLMGEEGAAKAETRAMTAWARDEILKLLHPFMPFITEELWAVTAKRDGLLVLAEWPRKASAVTEEQIASMALAGPGDPLIAPVMAALDAGDFSDPAAEAEIGWVVDLVTAIRSVRSEMNIPPATLIPLVLSGASTETQGRAQRWNDTVKRLARLADISFADRPPEGAVQLLVRSEVVALPLKGVIDLSAEKTRLDKEIVKADADIKRVDAKLGNERFVANAPEEIVEEEKEKREAAVARKAKLQEALERLKMAS; encoded by the coding sequence ATGATCGAGAAAAACTACCAGCCCGCCGATATCGAGAGCCGCACGTCCCGGATCTGGGAGGAGAGCGGTGCGTTCAAGGCCGGCCGCCCGGAACGAAAGGACGCCGCGCCGTTCACCATCGTGATCCCGCCGCCGAACGTGACGGGCTCGCTTCATATGGGCCACGCACTGAACAATACGCTGCAGGACATTCTCTGCCGCTTCGAGCGCATGCGCGGCCGCGACGTGCTGTGGCAGCCCGGCACTGATCACGCCGGCATCGCGACCCAGATGGTGGTCGAACGGCAATTGATGGAACGGCAGGAGCACCGGCGCGACATGGGCCGCGCCAAATTCCTCGAACGTGTCTGGCAGTGGAAGGCCGAGAGCGGCGGCACCATCGTCAACCAGTTGAAGCGGCTGGGCGCCTCCTGCGACTGGTCGCGCGAGCGCTTTACGATGGACGAAGGCCTGTCGCGGGCCGTCGTGAAGGTGTTCGTCCAGCTGCACCGCGAAGGCCTGATCTACAAGGACAAACGGCTGGTCAACTGGGATCCGAAGCTGGTGACCGCGATCTCCGATCTCGAGGTGCTGCAGGTCGAGGTCAAGGGCAGTCTCTGGTACCTGCGCTATCCGATCGAGGGCAAGACGTTCAGCCCCGACGATCCCTCGACTTATGTCGTCGTGGCGACGACGCGGCCCGAGACGATGCTCGGCGATACCGCCGTTGCGATTCATCCGGACAACGAGCGGATCGGCCATCTGATCGGCCAGCACGTCATCCTGCCGCTGGTCGGCCGCCGCATCCCGATCATCGGCGACGACTATGCCGACCCGGAGAAGGGATCCGGCGCGGTCAAGATCACGCCGGCGCACGACTTCAACGACTTCGAGGTCGGCCAGCGGCACGGCCTGCCGCAGATCAACGTGTTCGATCGCGAGGGCTGCATGGCCCTCGTTGGCAATGAGGATTATCTGCGCGGATTGCCCGAGGGCGCGGACCAGTTTGCAGAAGAATTACAGAGCGTCGAGCGCTTCGCCGCGCGCAAGCAGATCGTGGCGCGGCTGGAAGATTTCGGCTTCCTGGAGAAGGTCGAGCCGAACACGCATGCGGTGCCGCATGGCGACCGCTCCAACGTGGTCATCGAGCCTTATCTGACCGACCAGTGGTATGTCGACGCCAGGACCATGGCGCAGCCGGCGATCGCGGCTGTCCGCTCGGGCGCGACCAGCTTCGTGCCGAAGAACTGGGAAAAGACCTATTTCGAATGGATGGAAAACATCCAACCCTGGTGCATCTCGCGCCAGCTCTGGTGGGGCCATCAGATTCCCGCGTGGTACGGGCCCGACGGCAAGGTGTTCGTTGCCGAGACCGAAGAGGAAGCCGTCGGCAACGCGCTCGGTTACTACGTCGAGCAGGAAGTCATCACGGAAGAGCAGGGGCGCGAGATGGCGCTGGACCCTGCCAAGCGCGAGGGATTCATCGTCAGAGATGAAGACGTGCTCGATACCTGGTTCTCGTCAGGCCTGTGGCCGTTCTCAACGCTCGGTTGGCCGGATGAAACGCCGGAGGTGAAGCGCTATTACCCGACCAACGTCCTCGTCACCGGCTGGGACATCATCTTCTTCTGGGTCGCCCGGATGATGATGATGGGCCTGCACTTCATGAAGGAGGCGCCGTTCTCGACCGTCTACATCCACCGCCTGGTTCGCGACGAGAAGGGCGCGAAGATGTCGAAGTCGAAAGGCAACGTCATCGATCCGCTCGGCGTCATCGACGACTTTGGCGCGGACGCGCTGCGCTTTGCGCTGGCGCGCGGCGCGGCCCACAACCACGACATCAAGCTGTCGCCGCAACTCGTCGAAACCAATCGCAATTTCGCGACCAAGCTGTGGAATGCCTGCCGCTTCGCCGAAATGAACGGCTGTGAGCAGCCCGCAGGCTTCGATCCGAGAGCGGCAAAGGAGACGCTGAACCGCTGGATCGCGCATGAGACCTCGCGCGCCACACGCGAGGTGACCGAGGCGATCGAGGGCTATCGCTTCAACGATGCAGCCAATGCGATCTACCGCTTCGTCTGGAACGTCTATTGCGACTGGTATGTCGAACTCGCAAAGCCTGTGCTGATGGGCGAGGAGGGGGCCGCGAAGGCCGAGACCCGCGCCATGACCGCCTGGGCACGGGACGAGATCCTCAAGCTGCTGCATCCGTTCATGCCCTTCATCACCGAGGAGCTCTGGGCGGTGACGGCAAAGCGCGACGGCCTCCTGGTGCTGGCCGAATGGCCGCGCAAGGCGAGCGCGGTGACCGAGGAACAGATCGCTTCGATGGCGCTGGCAGGACCTGGCGACCCGCTGATCGCGCCCGTCATGGCCGCGCTCGACGCCGGCGATTTCAGCGATCCCGCGGCCGAGGCTGAAATCGGCTGGGTGGTCGATCTCGTCACCGCCATCCGTTCGGTGCGCTCGGAAATGAACATTCCGCCGGCCACCTTGATCCCGCTGGTGCTCTCGGGTGCGTCCACGGAGACCCAAGGGCGCGCGCAGCGCTGGAACGACACCGTGAAACGCCTGGCGCGTCTGGCGGATATTTCCTTTGCCGATCGCCCGCCGGAAGGCGCGGTGCAGTTGCTGGTGCGCAGCGAGGTGGTGGCGCTGCCGCTGAAAGGCGTGATCGATCTTTCCGCGGAAAAGACGCGGCTCGACAAGGAAATCGTCAAGGCCGACGCCGACATCAAGCGCGTCGACGCCAAGCTCGGCAACGAGAGATTCGTGGCGAACGCGCCGGAGGAGATCGTCGAAGAGGAAAAGGAAAAACGCGAGGCGGCGGTGGCGCGAAAGGCGAAATTGCAGGAAGCGTTGGAACGCTTGAAGATGGCGTCCTGA
- a CDS encoding TolC family outer membrane protein: MRGVKEFAGAAASALLLVCMGSTPVLADTIEAALVRAYQNNPQLNAQRAQVRFTDENVPQALSGYRPRVAVTASAGVQYTDSLTQTGDLNVGRVPPINGTNAPRSVGATITQTLFNGQQTANRTRAAEGQVSGAREALRALEQTVLLSAATSYMDYLRDSAIVEVQKSNVRVLEQTLKQTRDRFNVGEVTRTDVAQSEAQLAAGKTQLLTAEANLTTTRSNFRRIIGNEPQNLAPGSPVDRFLPSTLPAAVELGLTQNPNVTAAMFGIDVSYLQVKVAEGALLPTVTLQASVQQSYEQSLIQYRAFGASAITQLSVPIYQGGAEYSLIRQSKETVAQQRLVLDQTRDQTRANVVTAWGQLVAGKAQVQSAQAQVTASEIALNGVREEAKAGQRTTLDVLNAQQALVNARVALVTAQHDRVVASYSVLNTVGRLSPTVMNLPTTVYDPSVHYHQVRDSWAGVRTPDGR, encoded by the coding sequence ATGCGTGGGGTGAAGGAATTTGCCGGAGCTGCGGCTTCGGCCCTTCTATTAGTATGCATGGGCTCGACGCCCGTCTTGGCCGACACGATTGAGGCGGCCCTGGTGCGCGCGTATCAGAACAATCCGCAGCTCAACGCGCAGCGCGCGCAGGTGCGCTTCACCGACGAGAACGTGCCGCAGGCGCTGTCGGGCTACCGGCCGAGAGTCGCGGTCACCGCGAGCGCCGGCGTCCAATACACCGACAGCCTGACCCAGACCGGCGACCTCAATGTCGGGAGGGTCCCCCCGATTAACGGCACCAACGCGCCGCGCAGCGTCGGTGCCACCATCACGCAGACGCTCTTCAACGGCCAGCAGACCGCGAACAGGACCAGGGCGGCCGAGGGGCAGGTTTCCGGCGCGCGCGAAGCCTTGCGCGCACTCGAACAGACCGTCTTGCTCAGTGCCGCGACAAGCTACATGGACTATCTGCGCGATTCCGCGATCGTCGAGGTGCAGAAGAGCAACGTTCGCGTGCTAGAGCAGACGCTCAAGCAGACGCGCGACCGCTTCAACGTCGGCGAAGTCACCCGTACCGACGTCGCGCAGTCGGAAGCCCAGCTTGCCGCCGGCAAGACGCAGCTCCTGACCGCGGAAGCCAATCTGACGACGACGCGATCGAACTTCCGCCGCATCATCGGCAACGAACCCCAAAACCTTGCGCCGGGCTCGCCGGTCGATCGCTTCCTGCCATCGACGCTGCCGGCCGCCGTCGAGCTCGGCCTGACGCAAAATCCGAACGTCACCGCGGCGATGTTCGGCATCGACGTCAGCTACCTCCAGGTCAAGGTGGCCGAAGGCGCGCTGTTGCCGACCGTCACGTTGCAGGCATCGGTTCAGCAGTCCTATGAGCAGAGCCTGATCCAGTACCGCGCGTTCGGCGCGTCTGCGATCACACAGCTTTCGGTGCCGATCTATCAGGGCGGCGCCGAATATTCGCTGATCCGCCAGTCCAAGGAAACGGTGGCGCAGCAGCGCCTCGTTCTCGACCAGACCCGCGACCAGACCCGCGCCAACGTGGTCACGGCATGGGGACAGCTCGTCGCCGGCAAGGCGCAGGTGCAATCGGCGCAAGCGCAGGTGACGGCGTCGGAAATCGCGTTGAACGGCGTGCGCGAGGAAGCCAAGGCCGGACAGCGCACCACGCTCGACGTGCTGAACGCACAGCAGGCGCTGGTCAACGCGCGCGTTGCGCTCGTTACCGCGCAGCATGATCGGGTGGTTGCGTCATACTCCGTGCTGAACACGGTCGGCCGGCTGTCGCCGACCGTGATGAACCTGCCCACCACGGTCTATGACCCGAGCGTGCACTATCATCAGGTGCGCGATAGCTGGGCCGGCGTTCGCACACCCGACGGCCGCTGA